One region of Mycobacterium riyadhense genomic DNA includes:
- a CDS encoding DUF475 domain-containing protein: MTTFRIFGFSLAVTGAALVIGYLHGGPTALFLLTVLGVLEVSLSFDNAIINAAVLKQMSQFWQRMFLTIGILIAVFGMRLVFPLAIVWLSAGLDPVRAMKLALHPPPGGALEFPDGSPSYEKLIHAAHPQIAAFGGMFLLMLFLDFVFHDRDIKWLKWIEGPFARVGRLGQVPVVVAGVVLIFVGIHLTHTGDGHATVMTAGVLGLVTYLVVNGLSRAFRPSGVEERSSAQIPEATGAVGKAGFTLFLYLEVLDATFSFDGVTGAFAITTDPIIIALGLGLVGAVFVRSITIFLVRQDTLDRYIYLEHGAHWAIGALAVIMLISIDHRFQIPEWITASVGMVFIVAAFTESVWRNRRVSRQREI; encoded by the coding sequence TTGACCACGTTCCGCATTTTCGGCTTCTCGCTGGCGGTCACCGGGGCAGCTTTGGTCATCGGATACCTGCATGGCGGGCCGACCGCCCTGTTCTTGCTGACGGTACTGGGTGTGCTCGAGGTGTCGCTGTCGTTCGACAACGCCATCATCAACGCCGCGGTACTGAAGCAGATGAGCCAGTTCTGGCAACGGATGTTTCTGACCATCGGGATTCTGATCGCGGTGTTCGGAATGCGACTGGTGTTCCCGCTGGCCATCGTGTGGCTGAGCGCTGGCCTCGATCCGGTTCGCGCGATGAAGCTGGCGCTGCACCCGCCGCCGGGCGGCGCGCTGGAATTTCCGGACGGCTCGCCCAGCTATGAAAAGCTGATCCATGCCGCCCACCCGCAGATTGCGGCGTTCGGCGGGATGTTCCTGTTGATGTTGTTCTTGGACTTCGTTTTCCACGACCGGGATATCAAGTGGCTCAAGTGGATTGAGGGCCCGTTCGCCCGTGTCGGCCGGCTCGGTCAGGTGCCGGTGGTGGTGGCCGGTGTGGTGTTGATTTTCGTCGGCATCCATTTGACACACACCGGTGACGGGCACGCCACGGTCATGACCGCCGGTGTGTTGGGACTGGTGACCTATCTCGTCGTGAACGGTCTGAGCCGCGCGTTTCGGCCGTCGGGGGTGGAGGAACGATCTTCGGCGCAGATCCCCGAGGCCACCGGGGCGGTCGGGAAAGCCGGCTTCACGCTGTTCCTCTATTTAGAGGTGCTGGACGCGACGTTTTCTTTCGACGGAGTCACCGGAGCCTTTGCCATCACTACGGACCCGATCATCATCGCGTTGGGCCTTGGCCTGGTGGGCGCGGTGTTCGTCCGGTCTATCACCATCTTTCTGGTCCGCCAGGACACCTTGGACCGATACATCTACTTAGAACACGGCGCGCACTGGGCGATCGGCGCGCTGGCCGTGATCATGCTGATATCCATCGACCACCGATTCCAGATCCCGGAGTGGATCACAGCGTCGGTGGGCATGGTTTTTATCGTGGCGGCATTCACCGAAAGTGTGTGGCGCAACCGACGAGTGTCGCGCCAACGCGAAATTTAA
- a CDS encoding WXG100 family type VII secretion target, translating into MTTRFMTDPHAMRDMAGRFEMHAQTVEDEARRMWASSQNISGAGWSGLAEATSLDTMGQMNQAFRNIVNMLPGVRDGLVRDANNYEQQEQTSQQVLSS; encoded by the coding sequence ATGACTACGCGGTTTATGACCGACCCGCACGCCATGCGGGACATGGCGGGCCGTTTCGAGATGCACGCCCAGACCGTCGAGGACGAAGCGCGCCGGATGTGGGCTTCGTCGCAAAACATTTCTGGTGCCGGCTGGAGCGGGTTGGCCGAAGCGACCTCATTGGACACCATGGGCCAGATGAATCAGGCGTTCCGCAACATCGTGAACATGCTGCCCGGGGTGCGCGACGGGCTGGTCCGCGACGCCAACAACTACGAGCAGCAAGAGCAGACTTCGCAGCAAGTTTTGAGCAGCTAG
- the esxN gene encoding effector — MTINYQFGDVDAHGATIRAQAASLEAEHQAIVRDVLAAGDFWGGAGSVACQEFITQLGRNFQVIYEQANAHGQKVQAAGNNMAQTDSAVGSSWA, encoded by the coding sequence ATGACGATTAATTACCAGTTCGGTGACGTAGACGCCCACGGAGCCACGATTCGGGCTCAAGCGGCGTCGTTGGAGGCTGAGCACCAGGCGATCGTGCGCGACGTGCTGGCGGCTGGGGATTTCTGGGGTGGCGCCGGTTCGGTGGCGTGTCAGGAGTTCATCACCCAGTTGGGACGTAACTTCCAAGTGATCTACGAGCAGGCCAACGCTCACGGACAAAAGGTGCAAGCCGCCGGCAACAACATGGCGCAAACCGACTCCGCGGTGGGTTCCAGCTGGGCTTAG
- a CDS encoding glycosyltransferase family 2 protein, translating to MHYSDAWIVIPAFNEAAVIGEVVTDVRSVFDHVVCVDDGSTDGTGDIAMRAGAHLVRHPINLGQGAAIQTGVEYARRQPGAQAFATFDADGQHRVKDLAAMVDRLSAGDVDVVIGTRFGRDLANPASRPPLLKRIVLQTAARLSRRGRRLGLTDTNNGLRVFNKTVADGLNITMSGMSHASEFIMLIVENRWRVAEEPVEVLYTEYSKSKGQPLLNGVNIIFDGFLRGRIRR from the coding sequence ATGCATTACTCGGACGCTTGGATCGTTATCCCCGCCTTCAACGAAGCCGCCGTCATCGGTGAGGTCGTCACCGACGTGCGGTCGGTCTTCGACCACGTCGTGTGCGTGGACGACGGCAGTACCGACGGCACCGGCGACATCGCCATGCGGGCGGGGGCTCACTTGGTGCGCCATCCCATCAACTTGGGCCAGGGCGCGGCCATCCAGACCGGCGTCGAGTACGCTCGCAGGCAGCCCGGCGCGCAGGCTTTCGCCACGTTCGACGCCGACGGGCAGCATCGCGTCAAAGACCTGGCCGCGATGGTCGACCGACTTTCCGCGGGTGACGTCGACGTTGTGATCGGAACGCGGTTCGGGCGGGACCTCGCAAACCCGGCCAGCCGGCCGCCGCTACTGAAACGGATCGTGCTGCAGACCGCCGCGCGGTTGAGCCGGCGCGGTCGCCGGCTTGGTCTGACCGACACCAACAACGGCCTGCGGGTGTTCAACAAGACGGTGGCCGACGGGCTGAACATCACAATGAGCGGCATGAGCCATGCCAGCGAGTTCATCATGTTGATCGTCGAAAACCGTTGGCGTGTAGCCGAAGAGCCCGTCGAGGTGCTCTACACCGAGTACTCCAAGTCGAAGGGTCAGCCGCTGCTCAACGGCGTCAACATCATCTTCGACGGGTTCCTGCGAGGGAGGATTCGTAGATGA
- a CDS encoding DUF2304 domain-containing protein, whose translation MNWIQVLLIASIIALLVFLLRSRRSARARAWVKVGYVFFVLGGVYAVLRPDDTTVVAHWFGVRRGTDLMLYALIMAFSFTTLSTYMRFKDLELRYARLARAVAIEGAQVPDS comes from the coding sequence ATGAACTGGATCCAGGTGCTGTTGATCGCGTCGATCATCGCGCTGTTGGTCTTCCTGCTGCGGTCCCGCCGCAGCGCGCGGGCTCGGGCCTGGGTCAAGGTCGGCTATGTCTTTTTCGTGCTGGGCGGCGTTTACGCCGTGCTGCGCCCGGACGACACCACGGTGGTCGCGCACTGGTTCGGGGTGCGCCGCGGCACCGACCTGATGCTCTACGCGCTGATCATGGCGTTCAGTTTCACCACACTGAGCACCTACATGCGGTTCAAGGACTTGGAGCTGCGCTACGCCCGACTTGCCCGCGCGGTGGCGATCGAGGGCGCGCAGGTGCCGGACAGCTGA
- a CDS encoding PE family protein — MLTSQAVDIRKTSSTPKPPAPSCRQTIVHRQTAEEGYVVPNGVSTESLAAAALDVERIGRAVAVANKAAAAAPTGVVAPNADEVSIDVAPLLGAPLLGAPALSHQERPAMPFRMDVLVRPTTAPPGVARRAGRPKSWDQLSGTCAPSIATARASRA, encoded by the coding sequence GTGCTCACCTCGCAAGCTGTCGATATCAGGAAAACTTCATCTACTCCGAAGCCGCCGGCCCCATCTTGTCGACAAACCATCGTTCATCGCCAGACGGCTGAGGAGGGGTATGTCGTTCCTAACGGTGTGTCAACAGAGTCATTGGCGGCGGCCGCGTTGGACGTGGAGCGCATCGGTCGGGCCGTGGCCGTGGCGAACAAGGCTGCCGCGGCGGCGCCAACCGGGGTGGTGGCCCCTAATGCCGACGAGGTGTCGATCGACGTGGCGCCATTATTAGGTGCGCCATTATTAGGTGCGCCCGCATTGAGTCATCAGGAGCGCCCGGCGATGCCGTTCCGTATGGACGTGCTGGTTCGCCCGACAACGGCTCCACCTGGCGTCGCACGTCGCGCGGGCCGCCCCAAATCGTGGGATCAGCTGTCCGGCACCTGCGCGCCCTCGATCGCCACCGCGCGGGCAAGTCGGGCGTAG